From a region of the bacterium genome:
- a CDS encoding SDR family oxidoreductase: MKILVTGATGFVGSHVVRKLLAAGHTVRILRRQGSSTKMLEGLPVETAIGDVTERDPVFKAVDGCEAVFHVAGHVSFWSGAREAQNKINIDGTRNAVEACLHHKVRRLVHTSSIAAIGHARDGEIGDETIPYNWWPYRLNYNNSKYRAEEEVRRGIEKELNAVIVNPAIVFGAGDVNLNAGAIVFQAARGRLKVVPRGGGCTCSVEDVAEGHVLAFEKGKTGERYILGGENYTWKDLFTMISEVVGQPPPKISIPDSALKAFGFFSDAVSRVTHKEPAVTPETARITPLKVFYSSDKAIRELGYKVSPFRDTIRQTYEWYLANGYIKSSI, encoded by the coding sequence ATGAAAATCCTCGTCACCGGCGCCACGGGATTCGTCGGCTCCCACGTCGTCCGAAAACTCCTCGCCGCGGGTCACACCGTCCGCATCCTCCGCCGGCAAGGCTCGTCGACCAAGATGCTCGAAGGCCTGCCGGTCGAAACGGCGATCGGCGACGTGACGGAACGCGATCCCGTCTTCAAGGCGGTCGACGGCTGCGAGGCGGTCTTTCACGTGGCGGGACACGTCTCCTTCTGGAGCGGCGCGCGGGAGGCCCAAAACAAGATCAACATCGACGGCACCCGGAACGCCGTCGAGGCCTGCCTTCATCACAAGGTCAGGCGCCTGGTCCACACGAGCTCGATCGCTGCGATCGGACACGCGCGCGACGGGGAGATCGGCGACGAGACGATCCCCTACAACTGGTGGCCCTACCGCCTGAACTACAACAACTCAAAGTACCGCGCCGAGGAGGAGGTCCGGCGTGGCATCGAAAAAGAGCTCAACGCCGTCATCGTCAATCCGGCGATCGTCTTCGGGGCCGGCGACGTGAACCTCAACGCCGGCGCCATCGTTTTTCAGGCGGCCCGCGGCCGTCTCAAGGTCGTTCCGCGCGGGGGCGGCTGCACCTGCTCGGTGGAGGACGTGGCCGAGGGGCATGTCCTGGCGTTCGAAAAGGGAAAGACCGGCGAGCGTTACATCCTGGGCGGCGAGAATTACACGTGGAAGGACTTATTCACGATGATCAGCGAGGTGGTCGGCCAACCGCCGCCGAAAATCTCCATTCCGGACTCCGCTCTGAAGGCGTTCGGCTTCTTCTCCGACGCCGTCTCCCGGGTCACCCACAAGGAGCCCGCGGTCACGCCGGAAACGGCCCGTATCACACCCCTGAAGGTCTTTTATTCGTCGGACAAGGCCATCCGCGAGCTGGGATACAAGGTAAGCCCTTTCCGGGACACGATCCGGCAGACCTATGAGTGGTATCTGGCGAACGGCTACATCAAATCGTCGATCTGA
- a CDS encoding 3-hydroxyacyl-CoA dehydrogenase NAD-binding domain-containing protein yields the protein MQNLGVVGAGQMGAGIAQAGAQAGLNVLLVDLKEEILQKASKGIEKSLAKLAEKGKVQDPQAVLRRIRTSSRMGDLSSCDFIIEAATENEPLKFGVFEELDRVCRPEVCLASNTSSISITRIAGKTKRPDRVIGMHFMNPVPMMELVEVIRGLQTSDETYRQTKALAEKMGKVTVLSKDSAGFIVNRILVPMINEAICALYQGIGTAEEIDAAMKLGAHQPMGPLALADLVGLDTVLSVLEVFHASFGDKFKPCPLLKQYVDAGWLGRKTGRGFYTYS from the coding sequence ATACAGAATTTAGGGGTCGTCGGTGCGGGACAAATGGGCGCCGGGATCGCCCAGGCGGGGGCCCAGGCCGGTCTGAACGTCCTTCTGGTCGATCTCAAGGAAGAGATCCTCCAAAAGGCGTCCAAGGGCATCGAGAAGTCCCTCGCGAAACTGGCGGAAAAGGGCAAGGTTCAGGACCCGCAGGCGGTCTTGCGGAGGATCCGGACCTCCAGCCGCATGGGCGATCTGTCTTCCTGCGATTTCATCATCGAGGCCGCGACGGAAAACGAACCGCTCAAGTTCGGCGTTTTTGAGGAGCTCGATCGCGTCTGCCGCCCGGAGGTCTGCCTCGCTTCCAACACGTCGTCCATCTCCATCACGAGGATCGCCGGAAAGACGAAGCGGCCGGATCGCGTGATCGGCATGCACTTCATGAATCCGGTTCCGATGATGGAACTGGTGGAAGTCATCCGGGGTCTGCAGACGTCGGACGAGACCTATCGCCAGACGAAGGCGCTCGCCGAAAAAATGGGGAAGGTGACCGTCCTTTCCAAGGATTCCGCCGGTTTCATCGTGAACCGGATCCTGGTCCCCATGATCAATGAGGCGATCTGCGCCCTCTATCAGGGCATCGGGACGGCCGAGGAGATCGACGCCGCGATGAAGCTCGGGGCCCATCAACCGATGGGTCCCCTGGCCTTGGCGGATCTGGTCGGACTCGACACCGTTCTCTCGGTCCTGGAGGTTTTTCACGCGTCGTTCGGCGACAAATTCAAACCTTGTCCCCTCCTGAAGCAATATGTCGATGCCGGTTGGTTGGGACGGAAGACGGGGAGGGGTTTTTACACGTACTCCTAG
- a CDS encoding 2-oxoacid:ferredoxin oxidoreductase subunit beta, producing the protein MEGKAESAPKLTRKDFVSSQEVRWCPGCGDYAILAQVQKVMADLGFRRENYVIVSGIGCSSRMPYYVNAFGFHTIHGRAPAIATGVKVANPDLSVWVVTGDGDALSIGGNHSLHALRKNADLKILLFNNRIYGLTKGQYSPTSEFGKKTKSTPFGSVDYPLNPISFAAGAGATFIARTLASDPAHMGMVIEQAGRHRGSAFVEILQNCVIFNDDAYKELSDRLTRPDHVLQLEQGKPLLFGRERNRGIRLRELSPEVVTLGDGAVESDLLVHDSRRPNLNYTFLLSGMDPPEFPTPIGIFYQKENPTLDQMIHAQVTKARQALGEGDLMKVLTAGETWTVS; encoded by the coding sequence GTGGAAGGCAAGGCAGAAAGCGCGCCGAAGCTGACGCGGAAGGATTTCGTTTCCAGCCAGGAGGTCCGGTGGTGCCCCGGCTGCGGCGATTACGCGATCCTCGCCCAGGTCCAGAAGGTGATGGCGGATCTCGGTTTCCGGCGCGAAAATTACGTGATCGTTTCGGGGATCGGCTGTTCCTCCCGGATGCCGTACTACGTGAACGCATTCGGGTTCCACACGATCCACGGACGCGCGCCGGCGATCGCCACCGGTGTCAAGGTCGCCAACCCGGATCTGAGCGTCTGGGTGGTGACCGGGGACGGCGACGCCCTTTCGATCGGAGGGAATCATTCCCTCCACGCCCTGCGCAAGAACGCGGATTTGAAGATCCTCCTGTTCAACAACCGCATCTACGGGCTGACGAAGGGGCAGTATTCCCCCACGTCCGAATTCGGAAAGAAGACGAAGTCGACGCCGTTCGGCTCCGTGGACTATCCGTTGAACCCGATCTCTTTCGCCGCCGGCGCAGGAGCGACCTTCATCGCCCGGACGCTCGCCAGCGACCCGGCCCACATGGGGATGGTCATCGAGCAGGCGGGGAGGCACCGCGGGAGCGCCTTCGTCGAAATTCTTCAGAATTGCGTGATCTTCAACGACGACGCGTACAAGGAGCTGTCCGACCGCCTGACGCGCCCCGACCACGTTCTCCAACTCGAGCAGGGGAAGCCCCTCCTCTTCGGCAGGGAAAGGAACCGGGGCATCCGGCTCCGCGAACTTTCACCCGAGGTAGTGACGCTGGGCGACGGCGCCGTCGAATCGGATCTCCTCGTCCATGACTCCCGCCGGCCGAATCTCAATTACACCTTTCTCCTCTCCGGAATGGATCCTCCGGAGTTTCCGACGCCGATCGGGATCTTCTATCAAAAGGAAAATCCGACGCTGGATCAGATGATCCACGCCCAGGTTACGAAGGCGAGGCAGGCTCTCGGAGAGGGCGATCTGATGAAGGTGCTGACCGCCGGGGAGACTTGGACCGTCAGCTGA
- the gltA gene encoding NADPH-dependent glutamate synthase produces MQELPPQERRSNFEEVNCGYDPDMAKLEADRCLFCKKPLCVQGCPVAIDIPQFIKKIGEGDMPGAYQVLRASNPLPAVCGRVCPQEIQCEEKCVVGRKGDPVAIGHLERFVGDWAIQNGLKERETIARIGKKAAIVGSGPAGIACAHDLARAGFEVTIFEALHEAGGVLSYGIPPFRLSRAVIQEEIEALLRMGVHIEFNKVIGKIFSIEQLLAEKGYDAVFIGTGAGLPKFMGIPGEHLNGVMSANEFLTRVNLMDGFQRADTPVGMGTHVAVIGAGNTALDTARTALRMGAEEVSIVYRRTEKESPARVEELRHATEEGIVFRWLTNPVRLLGDEKGSVVEMECVRMELGEPDESGRRSPRPVPGSEFRFKADTVVYGLGTVTNPIISRSTPGLKTNKWGYLEVDPETQMTSMPGVFAGGDIVTGSATVILALGAGRRAARGILKYLGLAKEEVKDGVAVPQVSSAG; encoded by the coding sequence ATGCAGGAGCTTCCTCCGCAGGAAAGGCGGAGCAACTTCGAAGAGGTCAACTGCGGCTACGATCCCGACATGGCGAAGCTGGAGGCCGACCGGTGCCTCTTCTGCAAGAAGCCGCTCTGCGTTCAGGGTTGCCCCGTCGCGATCGACATCCCCCAATTCATCAAGAAGATCGGCGAGGGAGACATGCCGGGGGCCTATCAGGTTCTGCGCGCCTCCAATCCCCTCCCCGCCGTCTGCGGGCGCGTCTGTCCCCAGGAGATTCAGTGCGAGGAGAAGTGCGTCGTCGGCCGGAAAGGAGATCCGGTCGCCATCGGGCACCTCGAGCGGTTCGTCGGCGACTGGGCGATCCAAAACGGCTTGAAGGAGAGGGAGACGATCGCGCGGATCGGCAAAAAAGCCGCGATCGTCGGATCGGGTCCGGCGGGCATCGCCTGCGCCCACGATCTGGCGCGGGCCGGATTCGAGGTGACGATATTCGAGGCGCTACACGAGGCGGGCGGCGTCCTCTCCTACGGCATTCCCCCGTTCCGGCTTTCGCGCGCGGTGATCCAGGAGGAGATCGAGGCCCTTCTCCGCATGGGGGTCCATATCGAGTTTAACAAGGTGATCGGCAAGATCTTCTCCATCGAGCAATTGCTGGCGGAAAAGGGCTACGACGCGGTCTTCATCGGCACGGGCGCGGGACTGCCGAAATTCATGGGAATCCCCGGGGAGCACTTGAACGGCGTCATGAGCGCCAACGAGTTCCTGACCCGGGTGAATCTCATGGACGGGTTTCAGCGGGCCGATACGCCGGTCGGGATGGGAACACACGTGGCAGTAATCGGCGCCGGCAACACGGCCCTCGATACGGCCCGGACGGCTCTGCGCATGGGAGCGGAGGAGGTGTCCATCGTTTACCGCAGGACGGAGAAGGAGTCGCCCGCCCGCGTGGAGGAGTTGCGGCACGCGACCGAAGAGGGGATCGTGTTCCGCTGGCTGACCAATCCGGTCCGCCTGCTTGGCGACGAGAAGGGCAGCGTCGTCGAGATGGAATGCGTGCGGATGGAACTGGGGGAACCGGACGAGAGCGGACGACGGTCGCCGCGTCCCGTTCCGGGATCCGAATTCCGGTTCAAGGCGGACACCGTGGTGTACGGCCTGGGGACGGTGACCAACCCGATCATCAGCCGGAGCACGCCGGGGCTGAAGACCAACAAGTGGGGCTATCTCGAAGTGGACCCGGAAACCCAAATGACCTCGATGCCCGGCGTGTTCGCGGGCGGAGACATCGTCACGGGATCGGCGACGGTGATCCTGGCGCTCGGGGCGGGCCGCCGCGCCGCGCGCGGGATCCTCAAGTATCTCGGACTCGCCAAGGAGGAGGTGAAGGATGGCGTCGCAGTGCCCCAAGTGTCATCAGCCGGTTGA
- a CDS encoding sulfide/dihydroorotate dehydrogenase-like FAD/NAD-binding protein, with amino-acid sequence MFPIVHKEVFAPTTFLWEVRAPDVARAARPGQFVMVRLHEGGERIPLTVADFDRTGGTVTMVVKVVGKTTEEMSTYAEGREFLDFIGPLGSPTHVEKRGHVVLVGGGLGVAPVYPVLRAFKEAGNRTTTVIGFRNTQEIFWKDRFQEFSDRLILMTEDGSAGEKGTTVDALRRVVAGEAVIDEVFTVGPLGMMEAVAEATRPKKIPTFASMNSIMVDGIGMCGSCRVTVDGRVLFACVDGPDMDAHKVDFKEMKIRQNRFRTEEHASLEKYRSECRLKKKGVLA; translated from the coding sequence GTGTTCCCCATCGTCCATAAGGAGGTCTTCGCGCCGACCACGTTCCTGTGGGAGGTTCGGGCGCCGGACGTGGCGCGGGCCGCCCGGCCGGGGCAATTCGTGATGGTCCGGCTGCACGAGGGGGGAGAGAGGATCCCCCTCACCGTCGCCGACTTCGACCGGACCGGAGGAACGGTCACCATGGTGGTCAAGGTCGTCGGCAAGACCACCGAGGAGATGTCGACCTACGCCGAAGGCCGGGAATTCCTCGATTTCATCGGCCCGCTGGGCTCTCCGACCCACGTTGAAAAAAGGGGACACGTCGTCCTGGTCGGCGGGGGGCTGGGCGTCGCGCCGGTCTATCCGGTCTTGAGGGCCTTCAAGGAGGCCGGAAACCGGACCACGACGGTCATCGGGTTCCGCAACACCCAGGAAATCTTCTGGAAGGATCGTTTTCAGGAATTCAGCGACCGGCTGATTCTGATGACGGAGGACGGTTCCGCCGGGGAAAAGGGGACGACCGTCGACGCCTTGAGGCGGGTCGTGGCGGGCGAGGCGGTGATCGACGAAGTCTTCACGGTCGGTCCCCTGGGGATGATGGAGGCGGTCGCGGAGGCGACGCGCCCGAAAAAGATCCCGACCTTCGCCTCCATGAACTCGATCATGGTCGACGGCATCGGCATGTGCGGCTCCTGCCGCGTCACCGTCGACGGAAGGGTCCTCTTCGCCTGCGTGGACGGGCCCGACATGGACGCCCACAAGGTCGATTTCAAGGAGATGAAGATCCGCCAAAACAGGTTTCGGACGGAGGAGCACGCGTCCCTCGAAAAATACCGGTCGGAGTGCCGCCTGAAAAAGAAGGGGGTTCTCGCTTGA
- a CDS encoding 2-oxoacid:acceptor oxidoreductase subunit alpha produces MKKEVEELQDVVIRFAGDSGDGMQLTGSQFTSTTAVLGNDIATLPDYPSEIRAPAGSLAGVSAFQINFSSRDVRTPGDSPNVLVAMNPAALKTNLKDVAEGGILIINEDAFNEQNLAKAGYASNPLEDASLSRYLVYRIPITTLTVSALKDCGISKKEMDRCRNFYALGLMFWLYQRPMDVTVGWIHEKFGKKPAIALANETALKAGYSYGETADVIKKHYRVAPAKIAPGLYRNITGNEAAALGFVAASKLAGTPLFYGSYPITPASDILHELSRHKNFGVLTLQAEDEIAAIGAAIGASFAGLLGLTGTSGPGLSLKAEAIGLAVMTELPLVIVDVQRGGPSTGLPTKTEQSDLMQAMFGRHSECPLAVIAPATSGDCFHMAIEAFRIAVKFMTPVIYLSDSYLGNGTEPWRIPELETLPRIEVRHPTDPATFFPYSRDEKTLSRPWAIPGTPGLEHRIGGLEKQNIQGTVSYDPANHEFMMKLRAEKIARIAEDIPAQEIFGDPEGEILVVGWGGTYGAITSAVEKMRKKGLSVSSIHIRYLNPFPKNLGDILSRFGTVIVPELNLGQLSRLLKAEYLVDAVSLPKVQGQPFKIRDIVEGIQKIMDDKETSSWKARQKARRS; encoded by the coding sequence ATGAAAAAAGAGGTCGAGGAACTGCAGGACGTCGTCATCCGGTTTGCGGGGGATTCGGGCGACGGGATGCAGCTGACGGGTTCGCAATTCACCAGCACCACGGCGGTCTTGGGCAACGATATCGCGACTCTTCCGGATTACCCCTCGGAGATCCGGGCCCCCGCGGGCAGTCTCGCCGGAGTTTCCGCCTTTCAGATCAATTTTTCCTCCCGCGACGTCCGGACGCCGGGCGACTCCCCCAACGTGCTCGTGGCGATGAATCCCGCCGCCCTCAAGACCAACCTCAAGGACGTGGCGGAGGGGGGGATTCTCATCATCAACGAGGACGCCTTCAACGAGCAGAACCTTGCGAAGGCCGGTTACGCCTCCAATCCCCTCGAAGACGCGAGCCTCTCGCGCTACCTCGTCTACAGGATCCCGATCACGACGCTGACGGTGAGCGCGCTCAAGGATTGCGGGATTTCCAAGAAGGAGATGGATCGTTGCCGTAATTTCTACGCCTTGGGGCTCATGTTTTGGCTGTATCAGCGCCCGATGGACGTGACGGTCGGATGGATCCACGAGAAATTCGGCAAGAAGCCGGCGATTGCCCTTGCCAACGAAACGGCCCTGAAGGCCGGCTACAGTTACGGCGAGACCGCCGACGTCATCAAGAAGCACTACCGGGTCGCGCCGGCAAAGATCGCCCCCGGGCTCTACCGCAACATCACCGGCAACGAGGCGGCGGCCCTGGGATTCGTCGCGGCGTCAAAGTTGGCCGGGACCCCGCTCTTTTACGGGAGCTATCCGATCACGCCCGCCTCCGACATCCTTCACGAACTCTCCCGGCATAAGAACTTCGGTGTCCTGACGCTCCAGGCGGAGGACGAGATCGCGGCGATCGGGGCGGCGATCGGGGCGTCCTTTGCGGGCCTTCTGGGTTTGACCGGAACGAGCGGACCCGGGCTATCGCTCAAGGCGGAGGCAATCGGGCTCGCGGTCATGACCGAGCTCCCGCTCGTGATCGTGGACGTCCAACGGGGCGGACCGTCGACGGGTCTTCCCACCAAGACGGAACAATCGGACCTCATGCAGGCGATGTTCGGCCGGCATTCCGAATGCCCGTTGGCCGTCATCGCTCCGGCCACGTCGGGGGATTGCTTCCACATGGCGATCGAGGCCTTCCGCATCGCGGTCAAGTTCATGACGCCGGTCATCTATCTTTCGGACAGCTACCTCGGGAACGGCACGGAACCCTGGCGGATCCCTGAACTCGAGACGCTTCCCCGGATCGAGGTCAGGCATCCGACCGACCCGGCGACCTTTTTCCCCTATTCGCGGGACGAAAAGACCCTTTCGCGGCCGTGGGCGATTCCGGGGACTCCGGGGCTTGAGCACCGGATCGGGGGCCTGGAAAAACAGAATATCCAGGGGACCGTCAGCTACGACCCGGCGAACCACGAATTCATGATGAAACTCAGGGCGGAGAAGATCGCCCGCATCGCCGAGGACATCCCCGCGCAGGAGATTTTCGGAGACCCGGAGGGCGAGATCCTCGTCGTCGGCTGGGGAGGGACCTACGGCGCGATCACCTCCGCCGTGGAGAAGATGCGCAAGAAGGGGCTCTCCGTCTCCAGCATCCACATCCGTTATCTGAATCCGTTTCCGAAAAATTTGGGAGACATCCTCTCTCGGTTCGGGACGGTCATCGTTCCGGAATTGAATCTCGGCCAGCTCTCGCGCCTGCTGAAGGCGGAGTACCTGGTGGACGCCGTCAGCCTGCCGAAGGTTCAGGGACAGCCATTCAAGATCCGCGACATCGTCGAGGGGATCCAGAAAATCATGGACGACAAGGAGACTTCATCGTGGAAGGCAAGGCAGAAAGCGCGCCGAAGCTGA
- a CDS encoding citrate synthase translates to MTPQDKLIVEDSRNGSRCEIPIENGAIRATEFAKMKPAADGPGLFTYDPALLNTATCRSAITYIDGDKGILRYRGYPIEQLAEQSTYLEVSYLILQGELPTKRQLADWTEEITRHTMVHENVKTFMDGFHYDAHPMGILVSTLAALSTFYKDAKNIADAESRHLQKIRLIGKIITLAAYSYRHSRGLPYVQPDNDLTYVGNFLNMMFRMVEPRYVSHRVLEKALDVLFILHADHEQNASTNVMRCVGSSRIDPFTATSAAAATLYGPLHGGANEEVLVMLRQIGARDKIPAFLKAVVGGEKKLMGFGHRIYKNYDPRAKIIKRLAHEVFDVTGTNPLLDIALELEKIALEDEYFIKRKLYPNVDFYSGLIYQAMGFPVEIFPVLFAIARTTGWLAQWEEMLLDPEQKIARPRQIYTGAGKRDFVPLEMRS, encoded by the coding sequence ATGACGCCGCAAGACAAGCTCATCGTCGAAGACTCCCGGAACGGGTCTCGTTGCGAGATTCCCATCGAGAACGGGGCGATCCGCGCGACGGAATTCGCCAAGATGAAGCCCGCAGCCGACGGTCCGGGCCTTTTCACGTACGACCCCGCCCTCTTGAATACGGCCACGTGCCGGAGCGCCATCACGTATATCGACGGCGACAAGGGGATCCTCCGGTATCGGGGCTATCCGATCGAGCAGCTGGCCGAGCAGAGCACCTACCTGGAAGTGTCCTATCTCATCTTGCAAGGCGAGTTGCCCACGAAGCGTCAGCTCGCCGATTGGACCGAAGAGATCACGCGGCACACGATGGTCCATGAGAACGTGAAGACGTTCATGGACGGCTTTCATTACGACGCCCACCCGATGGGGATCCTGGTCAGCACGCTCGCCGCCCTCTCCACATTCTACAAGGACGCCAAGAACATCGCAGACGCCGAATCCAGGCATCTTCAGAAGATTCGTCTCATCGGCAAGATCATCACCCTGGCCGCCTACAGCTACCGGCACAGCCGGGGGCTCCCTTACGTCCAGCCCGACAACGATCTGACCTACGTCGGGAACTTCCTGAACATGATGTTCCGGATGGTCGAGCCGAGATACGTCTCCCACCGCGTCCTCGAAAAGGCCCTCGACGTCCTCTTCATCCTCCACGCCGACCACGAGCAAAACGCCAGCACCAACGTCATGCGCTGCGTGGGGAGCTCGAGGATCGATCCGTTCACCGCCACGTCGGCCGCGGCCGCCACGCTCTACGGCCCCCTGCACGGGGGCGCCAACGAAGAGGTCCTCGTCATGCTCAGGCAGATCGGTGCCCGCGACAAGATCCCCGCGTTTCTGAAGGCGGTGGTGGGTGGGGAGAAGAAGCTGATGGGCTTCGGACACCGGATCTACAAGAATTACGACCCGCGGGCGAAGATCATCAAGCGTCTGGCCCACGAGGTCTTCGATGTGACGGGGACCAATCCCCTGCTCGACATCGCCTTGGAGTTGGAAAAAATCGCCCTCGAGGACGAGTATTTCATCAAGAGGAAGCTCTATCCCAACGTCGACTTCTATTCGGGGCTCATCTACCAGGCGATGGGATTCCCCGTGGAAATCTTCCCGGTCCTCTTCGCGATCGCGCGGACGACGGGGTGGCTCGCGCAATGGGAGGAAATGCTTCTGGATCCCGAGCAAAAGATCGCGCGGCCGAGGCAGATCTACACCGGCGCGGGCAAGCGGGATTTCGTCCCCCTGGAAATGAGGTCCTGA
- the erpA gene encoding iron-sulfur cluster insertion protein ErpA, producing the protein MEAATEAAHTIPQVPPGVLINLTEKAVEKVKAFATTNKDAEGKHLRVYVQGGGCSGFQYGFTFDEQRDDDQISEVGGVKVVLDPVSFPYLKGATVDWVEDFRGSGFVVQNPNASGSCGCGHSFSV; encoded by the coding sequence ATGGAAGCCGCCACCGAAGCCGCGCATACGATCCCCCAGGTCCCGCCGGGGGTACTGATCAACTTGACCGAAAAGGCGGTGGAAAAGGTGAAGGCCTTCGCGACGACCAACAAGGACGCCGAGGGCAAGCACCTGCGCGTCTACGTTCAGGGCGGCGGCTGTTCGGGTTTCCAATACGGATTCACCTTCGACGAGCAGCGCGACGACGACCAGATCTCCGAGGTCGGCGGCGTCAAGGTGGTGCTCGATCCGGTGAGCTTCCCTTACCTCAAGGGCGCAACGGTCGACTGGGTGGAGGATTTCCGGGGATCGGGTTTCGTCGTGCAGAACCCGAACGCGTCCGGCTCTTGCGGGTGCGGACATAGTTTCTCCGTCTAA
- a CDS encoding c-type cytochrome, producing MKKSTVVVSLFALVLACALLLPVRSGMAAGNPAGKKLFLDNKCNKCHTIKSEGIEKLPASGGDSGEEAGEAAEKVTPPDLSKLGPECTDVAVLEKFLKKEGTITREGKDVKHKKAFTGSPEDLKTLIQFLQGK from the coding sequence ATGAAAAAGAGCACCGTGGTCGTATCGCTGTTCGCACTGGTCTTGGCCTGCGCGCTGCTGCTGCCGGTTCGTTCCGGCATGGCGGCCGGCAACCCCGCCGGCAAGAAGCTCTTTCTCGATAACAAGTGCAACAAGTGCCATACGATAAAATCCGAAGGCATCGAGAAATTGCCGGCGTCCGGAGGGGATTCAGGCGAGGAGGCGGGCGAAGCGGCGGAAAAGGTCACGCCGCCCGACCTGTCAAAACTCGGGCCTGAATGCACCGACGTGGCTGTCCTGGAGAAGTTCCTCAAGAAGGAAGGGACAATCACTCGCGAGGGTAAAGACGTGAAACACAAGAAGGCGTTTACCGGTTCCCCTGAGGATTTGAAAACTCTGATTCAGTTCCTGCAGGGGAAGTAG
- a CDS encoding ferritin family protein: MASQCPKCHQPVDEDYICCAGIEFQWRCNRCRKRTRGFAIPFGKCLCGGDLTRIEGKESAVEERLLALQQAFQIEVEAVHFYHHLAEAVDDPQVSDFFENMSRMEKEHAQELNEKYHLHVDEEGFLDAKGPIPRPFFDDLRFFSETGDLRSLYNCAITLEMRTLNFFLEKSKTLPEGAERLLYEELAAEEREHIAILESERDR, encoded by the coding sequence ATGGCGTCGCAGTGCCCCAAGTGTCATCAGCCGGTTGACGAAGACTACATCTGTTGCGCGGGGATCGAGTTTCAGTGGCGGTGCAACCGCTGCCGGAAGAGGACCCGCGGCTTCGCGATTCCCTTTGGAAAATGCCTTTGCGGCGGCGATCTGACGCGAATCGAGGGCAAGGAATCGGCCGTGGAGGAACGGCTGCTCGCCTTGCAGCAGGCCTTCCAAATCGAGGTCGAAGCCGTTCATTTCTATCACCACCTCGCGGAGGCTGTCGACGATCCCCAGGTCAGCGACTTTTTCGAAAACATGTCCCGCATGGAGAAGGAGCACGCCCAGGAGCTGAACGAAAAGTATCACCTCCACGTGGACGAGGAGGGGTTCCTGGACGCGAAAGGCCCGATCCCCCGGCCGTTTTTCGACGATCTCCGCTTCTTCTCGGAGACCGGGGACCTCCGGTCCCTTTACAACTGCGCGATCACCCTGGAGATGAGAACTCTCAATTTTTTCTTGGAAAAATCCAAGACCCTTCCGGAGGGCGCCGAGCGTCTACTCTATGAGGAGTTGGCCGCGGAGGAGAGGGAGCACATAGCCATCCTGGAATCGGAGAGGGATCGCTGA